Proteins from one Flavobacterium sp. N2038 genomic window:
- a CDS encoding acyl-CoA thioesterase, producing MATDFKPVSSSKISISELMLPSHTNFSGKIHGGYILQLLDQIAFASASKFSGHYCVTASVDTVNFLKPIEVGELVTMKASVNYVGRSSMVVGIRVEAENIQTGAIKHCNSSYFTMVAKDKEGKSVQVPGLILSNLEEVRRFRKAIKHIEIKKEIEEHEKIANISSIEDLASLDKYNVLLEIS from the coding sequence ATGGCTACAGATTTTAAACCCGTTTCTTCATCAAAAATTAGTATTTCAGAATTGATGCTGCCATCGCATACTAACTTTAGCGGTAAAATTCACGGAGGATATATTTTGCAATTACTGGATCAGATAGCATTTGCATCGGCATCAAAATTTTCCGGGCACTATTGTGTAACCGCTTCTGTTGATACAGTAAATTTTTTAAAACCAATTGAAGTTGGAGAACTGGTAACGATGAAAGCTTCTGTAAATTATGTAGGGCGTAGTTCAATGGTGGTTGGAATTCGTGTTGAAGCAGAGAACATTCAAACCGGAGCAATTAAGCATTGTAATTCATCTTATTTTACAATGGTAGCAAAAGATAAAGAAGGAAAAAGTGTTCAGGTTCCAGGGCTTATTCTATCTAATCTCGAGGAAGTTCGTAGATTTAGAAAAGCAATAAAACATATTGAAATTAAGAAAGAGATAGAGGAACATGAAAAAATAGCCAATATAAGCTCAATCGAAGATTTAGCGAGTTTAGATAAATATAATGTTCTTTTAGAAATTAGCTAG
- a CDS encoding VOC family protein, producing the protein MVKFGYTILYVEEVEKAISFYENVFGFSRKFITPDNDYAELNTGETTISFASKKLAAQNLKEGFLESNPDNKPFAIELGFITDQVEELVQKATSFGAILVTEPTKKPWGQIVAYVRDLDGFLVEICTEVEG; encoded by the coding sequence ATGGTAAAATTTGGATATACAATATTATATGTTGAAGAGGTAGAAAAGGCAATCTCATTTTATGAAAATGTATTTGGTTTTTCAAGAAAATTTATAACGCCTGATAATGATTATGCTGAATTGAACACTGGAGAAACAACAATTTCTTTTGCTTCAAAAAAACTGGCAGCTCAAAATTTAAAAGAAGGTTTTCTGGAAAGTAATCCGGATAATAAACCTTTTGCCATAGAATTAGGTTTTATCACAGACCAAGTTGAAGAACTGGTTCAAAAAGCAACTTCTTTTGGAGCCATTTTAGTAACTGAACCTACTAAAAAACCATGGGGACAAATTGTAGCGTATGTTCGGGATCTGGATGGCTTTTTAGTTGAGATCTGTACCGAAGTAGAAGGTTAG
- a CDS encoding YceI family protein yields MKRTTLLILLFTTFSILAQNKFRTNSAVVNFEASVPFFEEVKAVNKLGTLVLEPSTSTLICTVIIKDFRFKMDLMQEHFNDNYIESHRYPKAVFKGKIEKFDLKNIDETEKEFDIKGKLYLHGKSKIIQVKALIKKVPEGIQIVSTFPLSVSDFNIEIPYVVANKISKTVQTDLTGIMR; encoded by the coding sequence ATGAAAAGAACTACTTTATTAATTTTACTTTTTACCACATTTTCAATACTTGCTCAAAATAAATTTAGAACCAATTCTGCGGTTGTAAATTTTGAGGCCTCAGTACCTTTTTTTGAAGAAGTAAAAGCGGTAAATAAGCTGGGAACATTGGTTCTTGAACCTTCAACAAGTACGCTGATCTGTACTGTTATCATCAAAGATTTTCGATTTAAAATGGATCTGATGCAAGAGCATTTTAATGATAATTATATTGAAAGTCATCGTTATCCAAAAGCGGTTTTTAAAGGTAAAATCGAAAAATTTGATTTGAAAAATATCGATGAAACTGAAAAAGAATTCGATATAAAGGGAAAACTATATCTTCATGGAAAATCAAAGATAATCCAAGTAAAAGCACTAATAAAAAAAGTGCCGGAAGGAATTCAGATTGTATCTACTTTTCCACTTTCGGTATCTGATTTTAACATTGAAATTCCCTATGTTGTAGCCAATAAAATTTCAAAAACAGTGCAGACTGATTTGACCGGAATAATGAGATAA
- a CDS encoding TIGR01777 family oxidoreductase yields the protein MTQNVLLTGGNGFIGKHLANVLIEAGYSVSVLSRSAQENTATITYYKWDLKKDLIDENAVLKADYIIHLAGEGIVEKRWTKKRKRAILESRTKPIDLIFSVLEKHNKKLHAFISASAVGIYGAITSHKICTEETPPVNDFLGRTCQQWENEVEKIGNLGIRTVKIRTGIVLGKDEGFMKKVAPNFKAGFGAVLGTGKQYLPWIHIEDLCQIYCKAVSDDQMHGPYNAAVTDNITNAKFSKTLAHLFGYTIWMPKVPVFLLKIILGEMSVAVLKGQRVSSEKIQKQGFEFQFTDLERTLVSCLN from the coding sequence ATGACTCAAAATGTTCTTCTAACGGGCGGAAATGGATTCATTGGAAAACATCTGGCAAATGTTCTAATTGAAGCTGGGTATTCTGTGTCTGTTTTAAGTCGATCGGCTCAGGAAAACACAGCAACCATTACGTACTACAAATGGGATTTAAAAAAGGATTTAATAGATGAAAATGCGGTTTTAAAAGCCGATTATATTATTCACCTTGCCGGTGAAGGAATCGTTGAAAAAAGGTGGACAAAAAAAAGGAAAAGAGCCATCTTGGAAAGTCGCACTAAACCAATCGATTTAATATTTTCTGTTTTAGAAAAACACAATAAAAAGCTCCATGCTTTTATCTCTGCATCGGCTGTTGGTATTTATGGTGCAATTACAAGCCATAAAATATGTACCGAAGAGACTCCGCCTGTAAACGACTTTTTAGGAAGAACCTGTCAACAATGGGAAAATGAAGTTGAGAAAATAGGAAATCTCGGTATTCGGACTGTCAAAATCAGAACCGGAATTGTTTTGGGCAAAGATGAAGGTTTTATGAAAAAAGTAGCTCCCAACTTTAAAGCAGGATTTGGCGCTGTTTTAGGAACAGGAAAACAATATCTGCCCTGGATTCATATCGAGGATTTATGTCAGATCTATTGCAAAGCTGTTTCAGACGACCAAATGCATGGACCCTATAATGCAGCTGTGACTGACAATATAACAAATGCTAAATTTTCAAAAACACTAGCGCATTTATTTGGTTATACCATATGGATGCCGAAAGTACCGGTGTTTTTATTAAAAATCATTTTGGGAGAAATGAGCGTTGCAGTCTTAAAAGGACAAAGGGTTTCTTCTGAAAAAATTCAAAAACAAGGCTTCGAATTTCAATTTACAGATTTGGAACGTACCCTTGTAAGTTGTCTGAATTAA
- a CDS encoding TetR family transcriptional regulator C-terminal domain-containing protein, producing MATKKKTITRDDIVSKYMNDVLEKGQKPKSVYHFAKENDFEETEFYTFFGTLEGLEKEIFRLFFVNTVDLLHKNEEYQQYDMKNKMLSFYFTFFEILTANRSYVLQSLKLDRNPLKNLVQLTSLREVFKEYVSEILTDDYRLEQEKFQKFQEKAIQESAWLQLMMTIKFWMDDESAAFEKTDIFIEKSVNASFELMNVAPMNHLIDFGKFLFKEKIYAKQ from the coding sequence ATGGCAACTAAAAAAAAGACTATAACCAGAGATGATATTGTTTCTAAATATATGAATGACGTTTTAGAAAAAGGCCAAAAACCAAAATCAGTATATCATTTTGCCAAAGAAAATGATTTTGAAGAAACCGAATTCTATACTTTTTTTGGAACACTGGAAGGTTTAGAAAAGGAAATATTCAGATTGTTTTTTGTTAATACAGTTGATCTTTTGCATAAAAATGAAGAATATCAACAATATGATATGAAGAATAAAATGTTGAGTTTTTATTTTACTTTCTTCGAAATTCTGACAGCAAATAGGAGTTATGTTTTACAATCTTTAAAACTGGACAGAAATCCACTTAAAAATTTAGTGCAATTGACTTCGCTTCGTGAGGTATTTAAAGAATATGTTTCTGAAATCCTGACAGACGATTACAGACTTGAGCAGGAAAAATTTCAAAAATTCCAGGAAAAAGCCATTCAGGAAAGTGCCTGGCTCCAATTGATGATGACGATAAAATTCTGGATGGACGATGAATCTGCCGCTTTTGAGAAAACAGATATTTTTATCGAAAAATCGGTTAATGCTTCATTTGAATTAATGAATGTGGCACCAATGAATCATTTAATAGATTTTGGAAAATTTCTGTTTAAAGAAAAAATATACGCTAAACAATGA
- a CDS encoding ABC1 kinase family protein, which translates to MKTIDYIPTSKIERAGKLVQTGAKIGVNYVKHYAEKIVNPDLTRDKLNENNAEDIYDGLKSLKGSALKVAQMLSMDKNFLPQAYVEKFSLSQFSVPPLSAPLVLKTFKSNFGKTPYEIFDEFNANSVNAASIGQVHLAKKKDKKLAVKIQYPGVANSISSDLALVKPIAIRMFNLQGKDSDKYFKEVEDKLIEETNYLLELKQSQEVVEACSKIENIIFPNYYPEFSSEKIITMDWMTGIHLSEFTAKNTDQEVGDKIGQALWDFYMYQIHVLRKVHADPHPGNFLVDDQNQLIALDFGCMKQIPEDFYTPYFELINKNVITDQKLFNQKLFELEILRQDDTPAEMEYFTEMFHDLLYLFTKPFQNDTFDFADEKFFNAIAELGKRFSEDTNLKKMNGNRGSKHFIYMNRTFFGLYNLMFDLKAKIVVDHYLKY; encoded by the coding sequence ATGAAAACGATCGATTATATACCAACTTCAAAAATAGAAAGAGCCGGTAAATTGGTTCAGACCGGAGCAAAAATTGGAGTTAACTACGTTAAACATTATGCCGAAAAAATTGTCAATCCGGATTTGACAAGAGATAAATTAAACGAGAACAATGCAGAGGATATTTATGACGGACTAAAAAGCCTGAAAGGAAGTGCTCTTAAGGTAGCACAAATGCTAAGTATGGACAAGAATTTTCTGCCACAGGCTTATGTAGAAAAATTTTCGTTGTCGCAATTTTCAGTTCCGCCGCTTTCGGCTCCATTAGTTCTAAAAACTTTCAAGAGCAATTTTGGTAAAACTCCTTATGAGATTTTCGACGAATTCAATGCAAACTCAGTAAATGCAGCAAGTATTGGTCAGGTGCATTTGGCAAAGAAAAAGGACAAGAAACTAGCCGTTAAAATTCAGTATCCCGGAGTTGCTAATAGTATTTCGTCAGATTTGGCTTTGGTAAAACCAATTGCAATAAGAATGTTTAATCTGCAAGGGAAAGATTCTGATAAATATTTTAAAGAAGTTGAAGATAAGCTAATAGAAGAAACCAATTATTTACTGGAATTAAAGCAAAGCCAGGAAGTTGTTGAGGCCTGCAGTAAAATCGAAAACATTATTTTTCCGAATTATTATCCGGAGTTTTCATCGGAGAAAATTATTACGATGGACTGGATGACTGGAATTCATCTTTCAGAGTTTACAGCAAAAAATACCGATCAGGAAGTAGGCGATAAAATAGGGCAGGCACTTTGGGATTTTTATATGTACCAAATTCACGTTTTACGAAAAGTGCATGCAGATCCGCATCCTGGAAATTTTTTAGTTGACGATCAAAATCAATTAATTGCGTTGGACTTTGGCTGTATGAAACAAATTCCCGAAGATTTTTATACACCCTATTTTGAACTAATCAATAAAAATGTAATTACAGACCAGAAGCTTTTTAATCAAAAGCTTTTTGAATTAGAAATACTTCGCCAGGACGATACACCAGCTGAGATGGAATATTTTACCGAAATGTTTCATGATTTGTTGTATCTGTTTACAAAACCTTTCCAAAACGATACTTTCGATTTTGCCGATGAAAAGTTCTTCAATGCAATAGCCGAATTAGGAAAACGTTTTTCTGAAGACACCAACCTAAAAAAAATGAACGGAAACCGCGGTTCTAAACACTTTATTTACATGAACCGTACTTTCTTTGGTCTGTATAATTTAATGTTTGATTTGAAAGCGAAGATTGTCGTTGATCATTATTTGAAATACTAG
- a CDS encoding cryptochrome/photolyase family protein, with protein MIKQKVTFFWFRRDLRLEDNTGLFHALQSHFPVIPLFIFDEDILDNLPKNDARVTFIYDTLDKINILLNALESSVLIKKGKTKEVWKSLLEEFDIQNVFFNKDYEPFAIKRDHEISSLLKENDIESFSFKDHVIFEEKEITKADGLPYTVYTPYKNKWLEKYHVSGAVPEYDSAPFQSNFAKNQFLFPDLSEIGFEKSVIKVQPHDLTQIANYKETRDFPALDSTSYLSPHLRFGTVSIRKLVNWANRKNQTFLSELIWREFFIQILFNFPDCVNHNFKSAYDGIQWRNNEEDFKRWCTGTTGYPMVDAGMRQLNETGYMHNRVRMIVASFLCKHLLINWQWGEAYFAEKLLDFELASNVGNWQWAAGTGCDAAPYFRVFNPEIQQKKFDEKGEYIRKWIPEFDLGYNDPMVDHAFARDRAIATYKAGIIK; from the coding sequence GTGATAAAACAAAAAGTTACCTTTTTCTGGTTCAGACGCGATTTGCGATTAGAAGATAATACAGGATTGTTTCATGCTTTACAATCCCATTTTCCTGTAATTCCTCTATTTATTTTTGATGAAGACATTCTGGATAATCTTCCCAAAAATGATGCACGTGTTACTTTTATTTATGATACACTTGATAAAATAAATATCCTATTAAACGCTCTGGAATCTTCTGTTTTAATCAAAAAAGGAAAAACAAAAGAAGTCTGGAAATCACTTCTTGAAGAATTTGATATTCAAAACGTTTTTTTCAATAAAGACTACGAACCTTTTGCTATCAAACGTGATCATGAAATTTCGTCTTTACTAAAGGAGAATGACATTGAATCTTTCTCTTTTAAAGATCACGTCATCTTCGAAGAAAAAGAAATCACAAAAGCCGACGGCCTTCCATATACTGTTTACACTCCTTACAAAAACAAATGGCTCGAGAAATATCATGTTTCTGGCGCAGTTCCGGAATATGATTCGGCTCCATTTCAATCGAATTTTGCAAAAAATCAATTCCTGTTTCCTGATCTGTCAGAAATTGGTTTTGAAAAAAGCGTTATCAAAGTACAACCTCATGACTTAACACAAATTGCAAATTATAAAGAAACACGAGATTTTCCGGCTTTAGACAGCACATCTTATCTTTCTCCTCATTTGCGTTTTGGAACCGTAAGTATTCGCAAATTGGTTAACTGGGCAAATCGTAAGAATCAGACCTTTTTGAGCGAATTAATCTGGAGAGAATTCTTTATTCAGATTCTGTTTAATTTCCCAGATTGTGTCAATCATAATTTCAAATCGGCATATGACGGAATTCAATGGCGTAATAACGAAGAAGATTTTAAACGCTGGTGTACCGGAACAACCGGATATCCAATGGTCGATGCCGGAATGCGCCAATTGAATGAAACGGGATATATGCACAATCGTGTTCGCATGATTGTAGCAAGTTTTTTATGCAAACATTTATTAATCAATTGGCAATGGGGCGAGGCTTATTTTGCCGAAAAATTACTGGATTTTGAACTTGCTTCAAACGTTGGAAACTGGCAATGGGCAGCAGGAACTGGCTGCGACGCTGCTCCTTATTTCAGGGTTTTTAATCCGGAAATCCAGCAAAAGAAATTTGACGAAAAAGGTGAATACATCCGCAAATGGATTCCTGAATTTGATTTAGGGTACAATGACCCCATGGTTGATCATGCTTTCGCGAGAGATCGCGCGATTGCGACATACAAGGCGGGAATAATTAAATAA
- a CDS encoding sterol desaturase family protein, whose product MISFLIFLSVFLFMECVTWLTHKYVMHGFMWYFHSDHHQPKYEHPFERNDIFFVIFAIPSILLFYFGVEGGFNYLFFIACGVTLYGACYFLIHDVLIHQRFKWFKNTKNKYLIGLRKAHKIHHKHLSKEKGECFGMLFVPFKYYKI is encoded by the coding sequence ATGATTTCTTTTTTAATCTTTTTAAGCGTTTTTCTGTTCATGGAATGTGTTACCTGGCTTACACATAAATATGTCATGCATGGTTTTATGTGGTACTTTCATTCCGATCATCATCAGCCAAAATACGAGCATCCATTTGAGCGCAACGACATTTTCTTTGTCATTTTTGCCATTCCCAGTATCCTCTTATTTTATTTTGGTGTTGAAGGCGGCTTTAATTATTTATTTTTCATTGCATGCGGAGTCACATTGTATGGTGCCTGCTATTTTTTAATTCATGATGTTTTAATTCATCAGCGTTTTAAATGGTTTAAAAACACTAAAAACAAATACCTCATCGGGCTCAGAAAAGCACATAAAATACATCATAAACACCTCAGCAAAGAAAAAGGAGAATGTTTCGGAATGTTGTTCGTTCCATTTAAATATTATAAAATCTAG
- a CDS encoding phytoene/squalene synthase family protein: MKSLFDTVSFKCSKLVTQKYSTSFSLAVKMLSPSIRDAIYSIYGFVRFADEIVDSFHEYDREYLIADFEKEYYKSMESGISLNPILNSFQHTVKKYNITDNLIQAFLKSMKQDLIKSTYSTQAEYAEYIYGSADVVGLMCLKVFVAGKEHKYEQLKHEAMRLGSAFQKVNFLRDLKDDNLILNRTYFPGINLNNFTEDSKAQIIEEIEEDFRIAYQGIVKLPIEAKFGVYTAYVYYKKLLQKLKNTPYHEIGNSRIRVSNYTKAGLLAQSFVTYKLKLV; encoded by the coding sequence ATGAAATCACTATTTGATACCGTCTCTTTCAAATGCAGTAAACTGGTTACCCAAAAGTACAGTACTTCATTCTCATTGGCTGTCAAAATGCTGTCACCAAGCATTCGCGATGCTATTTATAGTATTTACGGTTTTGTAAGGTTTGCCGATGAAATTGTCGACTCATTTCATGAATATGACAGAGAGTATCTCATAGCCGATTTCGAAAAAGAATATTATAAATCGATGGAATCAGGCATTAGTTTAAATCCTATTTTAAATTCTTTTCAGCATACGGTCAAAAAATATAATATTACAGACAATCTGATTCAGGCATTTTTAAAAAGCATGAAACAGGATCTTATCAAATCAACTTATAGTACACAAGCTGAATATGCAGAGTATATTTATGGTTCTGCAGATGTTGTAGGATTAATGTGTCTCAAAGTTTTTGTTGCCGGAAAGGAGCATAAATACGAACAACTCAAACACGAAGCCATGCGTTTAGGATCTGCTTTTCAGAAAGTAAATTTCCTGAGAGATTTAAAAGATGATAATCTAATATTAAACCGAACTTATTTTCCGGGTATTAATCTCAATAATTTCACAGAAGATTCAAAAGCACAGATAATTGAGGAAATCGAAGAAGACTTTCGCATCGCCTATCAGGGAATTGTAAAATTGCCAATTGAAGCAAAATTTGGAGTTTACACTGCTTATGTTTATTACAAAAAATTGCTTCAAAAACTAAAAAACACGCCGTATCACGAAATTGGCAATTCCAGAATCCGGGTTTCAAATTATACAAAAGCGGGGCTTTTAGCTCAGTCTTTTGTTACTTATAAGCTTAAATTAGTATAG
- a CDS encoding phytoene desaturase family protein, with product MRKTITIIGSGFSALAAACYLAKQGNTVTIYEKNQTIGGRARQFTEDGFTFDMGPSWYWMPDVFERFFHDFNRKPSDYYELIKLNPAYRVYFGINDFINICDNLEDIKSTFETIEKGSGEELQKFINQAKSNYDVAIKDLVYRPGISPIELITAKTALKLNQFFGNVSHDIRLKFRNERLVQILEFPVLFLGAKPSKTPSFYNFMNYADFGLGTWHPKTGMFDVIRGIKNLATELGVTIKTNSSVEKILVENKIATGIIVNGQIIKSDIILSSADYHHSETLLEKEHRQYSEKYWESRVFAPSSLLFFIGFNKKIENISHHALFFDTDFNQHAKDIYDHPKWPDAPLFYANFPSKTDLTAAPEGMESGFFLVPLAPGIEDNNELREEYFEKIITRFEELTQQKIKNNIIFKKSFCKNDFVTDYNAYKGNAYGMANTLLQTAFLRPKLKSKKIRNLYFTGQLTVPGPGVPPALISGKLVAELIQKSFRS from the coding sequence ATGAGAAAAACGATTACAATAATAGGATCAGGCTTTTCTGCATTAGCCGCTGCATGTTATCTTGCCAAACAAGGAAACACAGTAACTATTTACGAAAAAAATCAAACTATAGGAGGCCGCGCTCGTCAATTTACAGAAGATGGTTTTACCTTTGATATGGGGCCAAGCTGGTACTGGATGCCCGACGTTTTTGAACGTTTCTTTCATGATTTCAACAGAAAACCTTCAGATTATTATGAGTTAATAAAACTAAATCCGGCCTATCGGGTTTATTTTGGCATTAATGATTTTATAAATATCTGTGATAATTTAGAAGATATAAAATCTACTTTCGAAACTATAGAAAAAGGAAGCGGAGAAGAACTTCAAAAATTCATTAATCAGGCAAAAAGCAATTATGATGTTGCAATTAAAGATCTGGTTTATCGCCCAGGTATTTCCCCTATTGAACTCATTACGGCAAAAACGGCATTAAAACTAAATCAGTTTTTTGGCAATGTAAGTCATGATATCCGATTAAAATTCAGGAACGAAAGACTTGTTCAAATTTTAGAATTTCCGGTTTTATTTTTGGGTGCTAAGCCTAGTAAAACTCCTTCGTTTTATAATTTCATGAATTATGCTGATTTCGGTTTAGGAACATGGCATCCAAAAACGGGTATGTTTGATGTTATTCGTGGAATCAAAAATTTAGCCACAGAACTTGGTGTTACCATTAAAACCAATTCTTCTGTTGAAAAAATTTTAGTCGAAAACAAAATTGCAACCGGAATTATTGTAAACGGACAAATCATAAAATCAGATATCATTTTAAGCAGTGCCGATTATCATCATTCTGAAACTTTACTGGAAAAAGAGCATCGACAATATTCTGAAAAATACTGGGAGAGCCGGGTTTTTGCCCCTTCTTCCCTACTTTTTTTTATCGGCTTCAACAAAAAAATTGAAAACATTTCGCATCACGCTTTATTTTTCGACACCGATTTTAATCAACACGCAAAAGACATTTATGACCATCCAAAATGGCCTGATGCTCCATTATTCTACGCCAATTTCCCGTCTAAGACAGATTTAACTGCCGCACCTGAAGGAATGGAAAGTGGCTTTTTCCTGGTACCACTTGCGCCCGGAATTGAGGATAATAACGAATTACGTGAAGAATACTTCGAAAAAATAATTACTCGTTTTGAAGAACTTACACAGCAAAAAATAAAAAACAACATTATCTTTAAAAAATCATTTTGCAAAAATGATTTTGTTACAGATTATAATGCGTACAAAGGTAATGCGTATGGAATGGCGAATACTTTATTACAAACCGCCTTTTTACGACCAAAACTAAAAAGCAAAAAAATTCGTAACTTATATTTCACAGGACAATTAACGGTTCCTGGTCCTGGTGTTCCGCCTGCTTTAATCTCGGGAAAACTAGTAGCTGAATTAATTCAAAAATCTTTTAGATCTTAA
- a CDS encoding MerR family transcriptional regulator, translated as MMNNIKTVFSIKDLENLSGIKAHTIRIWEKRYNILEPMRTDTNIRLYNLQNLQKLLNITLLHEYGYKISKIATYPEEKIPQLVREITSKKNSQNYAITSFKMAMMNFDQELFFNTFDWLISEKNFKEVFRDNFLPLLKELGVLWQSETITPANEHFMSHLIKQKILIYTESLQILKPIKTDKIFVLSLPLNEIHQIGLLYLQYEILSHGYKTIYLGESMPIENLQDLTRHFENITFVSFMTVQPDRNVINQYVKSMGQKLLQKNNEIWLMGNMVEHIDQTNLPDRIHIFNSMDETIDHM; from the coding sequence ATGATGAACAATATTAAAACTGTTTTCAGCATTAAAGATCTCGAAAACTTATCTGGAATAAAAGCTCATACGATTAGAATTTGGGAAAAAAGATATAACATTCTTGAACCAATGCGAACTGATACTAATATCAGGCTTTATAATTTGCAAAATCTGCAGAAGCTTCTTAATATTACATTATTACATGAATACGGCTATAAAATTTCTAAAATAGCAACCTATCCCGAAGAAAAAATTCCGCAACTGGTGCGTGAAATCACTTCAAAGAAAAATTCGCAAAACTATGCCATTACTTCATTCAAAATGGCTATGATGAATTTTGATCAGGAATTATTCTTTAATACTTTTGACTGGCTTATTTCTGAAAAAAATTTTAAAGAAGTTTTCAGAGATAACTTTCTTCCTTTATTAAAAGAATTGGGGGTACTATGGCAATCTGAAACCATTACTCCGGCAAATGAACATTTTATGAGTCATTTGATCAAACAAAAGATTTTAATTTATACTGAAAGTCTTCAAATATTAAAGCCTATTAAAACAGATAAAATTTTTGTGCTTTCATTGCCTTTAAATGAAATTCATCAAATAGGCCTGCTTTATCTGCAATATGAAATTTTATCCCACGGCTACAAAACCATTTATTTAGGAGAAAGTATGCCTATTGAAAATTTGCAGGATCTTACACGCCATTTCGAGAACATCACTTTTGTTTCATTCATGACGGTTCAGCCAGACCGAAATGTCATCAATCAGTATGTTAAATCAATGGGACAAAAATTATTGCAAAAAAACAATGAAATATGGCTTATGGGTAATATGGTAGAGCATATTGATCAGACTAACCTGCCAGATAGAATTCACATTTTCAATTCTATGGATGAAACTATCGACCATATGTAA
- a CDS encoding ion channel, translating to MALLKKLNHFAQTDKNSGFGSNANSYGGRFVNKNGTPNIEKRGMNLLRRISWYHTMIDMPNWKFMLILFTFYIAINFIFAVAYYAIGIQHLDGIAQSQSVLTQFGQAYFFSAQTFTTVGYGHISPTGFLTSALSAAEALIGLLSFAIATGLFFGRFSKPTAFLKFSHHALISPYGENKGLMIRLVPFKNTNFTDATAKITLGMSIEENGQQTNKFYSLELELDRINALSLSWTLVHPITENSPLYNFAEEDFKKIHGEILVFITTFDNMFSNTVAARTSYTFNEVIYGAKFKPMYNRSKDGSKTILHLDQLDHFDTIIFG from the coding sequence ATGGCGCTTTTAAAAAAACTAAACCACTTTGCACAAACAGATAAAAACTCCGGTTTTGGATCTAACGCTAATAGCTACGGCGGAAGATTTGTAAATAAAAACGGAACTCCAAATATCGAAAAACGAGGGATGAATTTACTTCGCAGAATTAGCTGGTATCACACTATGATTGATATGCCTAATTGGAAATTCATGCTTATCTTGTTTACTTTTTATATTGCAATCAATTTTATTTTTGCTGTTGCCTATTATGCTATTGGTATTCAGCATCTGGATGGAATTGCACAATCTCAAAGTGTCCTCACTCAATTTGGCCAGGCTTATTTCTTTAGTGCTCAAACTTTCACAACAGTTGGTTATGGCCACATTAGCCCTACAGGATTTTTAACAAGTGCTTTGTCTGCTGCCGAGGCTTTGATTGGCTTACTAAGCTTTGCTATAGCAACCGGACTATTTTTTGGAAGATTCAGTAAACCAACCGCTTTTTTAAAATTTTCACACCATGCCTTAATTTCTCCGTATGGAGAAAACAAAGGACTTATGATTCGGCTTGTTCCTTTTAAAAACACCAATTTTACAGATGCAACAGCAAAAATTACTTTAGGGATGAGCATTGAAGAAAACGGACAACAAACCAACAAATTCTACAGTCTGGAACTCGAATTAGACCGGATAAATGCACTTTCGTTAAGCTGGACACTAGTTCATCCTATAACCGAAAACAGCCCTTTATACAATTTTGCAGAAGAAGATTTCAAAAAAATACATGGCGAAATTTTAGTATTCATCACAACATTCGATAACATGTTCAGCAACACTGTTGCAGCCAGAACCTCCTACACCTTTAATGAAGTCATTTATGGTGCAAAGTTCAAACCAATGTATAATCGCAGTAAAGATGGCTCAAAAACAATCTTGCATTTAGACCAGTTAGATCATTTTGATACTATAATATTCGGGTAA